In Heteronotia binoei isolate CCM8104 ecotype False Entrance Well chromosome 4, APGP_CSIRO_Hbin_v1, whole genome shotgun sequence, a genomic segment contains:
- the LOC132570075 gene encoding LOW QUALITY PROTEIN: taste receptor type 2 member 41-like (The sequence of the model RefSeq protein was modified relative to this genomic sequence to represent the inferred CDS: inserted 1 base in 1 codon) encodes MMDRELLSSLRAFFLIIFVIESIVSLLGNGFILAVNGHSWLRSKKMIPCEFLLTALGLSRFLMQWISMSHQFVYSSSPYLFDKTEQAFGFSWTYINTASLWCATWLSVFYCVKVTNFTSPLFLWLKLRIGVLVPRLLGISLLAFIICSVHPVIRHFEVDKLPENTSHSEVYSTNRLMFLNTLHIFFTAINFCICLTASLVLLLSLWRHMRNLKKSGLSTKDFSTQAHLRVMKPLFLSLFFYILHFVVTIIVLINVFNYGKLEHLICEILLTSYPSVHSIXLIFTNPKLRKVCSHVLNFRKSTS; translated from the exons ATGATGGACAGAGAGCTGCTTTCCTCACTGAGAGCCTTTTTTCTGATCATCTTTGTAATCGAGTCCATTGTTTCCCTGTTAGGGAATGGATTCATCCTAGCCGTGAACGGCCACAGCTGGCTCCGCAGCAAGAAGATGATCCCTTGTGAGTTCCTCTTGACCGCACTGGGCCTCTCCAGGTTCCTTATGCAGTGGATTTCCATGAGCCATCAATTTGTGTATTCCAGCTCTCCATATCTATTTGATAAAACAGAGCAGGCATTTGGCTTTTCCTGGACTTATATCAACACAGCCAGCCTCTGGTGTGCGACATGGCTCAGTGTCTTCTACTGTGTGAAGGTCACAAACTTTACTTCCCCTCTCTTTTTATGGCTGAAGCTAAGAATTGGGGTGCTGGTGCCCAGACTCCTTGGAATATCTCTCCTAGCTTTCATAATCTGCTCTGTTCATCCAGTTATTAGGCATTTTGAAGTTGATAAATTACCAGAGAACACCAGCCACAGTGAGGTTTATAGCACCAAtcgtttaatgtttttaaatacTCTTCACATTTTTTTTACTGCCATCAATTTTTGCATCTGCTTAACAGCATCCCTTGTTTTACTTCTCTCTCTGTGGAGGCACATGAGGAATCTGAAGAAGAGCGGCCTCAGCACCAAGGACTTCAGCACTCAGGCCCACCTCAGAGTCATGAagcctttgttcctctccctcttcttctACATTTTGCATTTTGTTGTCACAATTATTGTTCTAATTAATGTTTTCAACTATGGCAAGCTTGAGCACCTGATTTGTGAGATACTCCTGACTTCGTATCCTTCAGTACACTCAA ACCTGATATTTACCAACCCCAAGCTGAGGAAAGTGTGTAGCCATGTTCTAAACTTCAGAAAAAGTACCTCATGA